The following proteins come from a genomic window of Microbacterium lemovicicum:
- a CDS encoding aldehyde dehydrogenase family protein — protein MTIVDEGVSSVYAAPGSRGAVAEYRTRYGHWIGGEYVDPVKGQWFENISPVNGKPFCEVGRGTSEDIDRAVDAAWKAFATWGKTSPTERSNMLLKIADRMEANLEKIAVAETWENGKPVRETLAADIPLAIDHFRYFAGVLRAQEGGISQLDEDTVAYHFQEPLGVVGQIIPWNFPILMAVWKLAPALAAGNCIVLKPAEQTPASILFLMDIIGDLIPAGVLNIVNGFGIEAGAPLASHKKIRKIAFTGETTTGRLIMQYASQNLIPVTLELGGKSPNVFFEDVARANDSFYDKALEGFSFFALNNGEVCTCPSRALIQKSVYDQLLGDGIERVRAIRQGNPLDPETMIGAQASNDQLEKILSYMDIGRQGGAKVLIGGERADLGGDLTDGYYVQPTIFEGTNDMRIFQEEIFGPVLSVTSFSDFDDAISIANDTLYGLGAGVWSRDMNTAYRAGRAIQAGRVWTNTYHQYPAHAAFGGYKQSGIGRENHLKMLDHYQQTKNLLVSYAEGPMGFF, from the coding sequence ATGACCATCGTCGATGAGGGCGTCTCGAGCGTCTACGCAGCCCCGGGCTCGCGCGGAGCCGTTGCCGAGTACCGCACCCGCTACGGGCACTGGATCGGCGGCGAGTACGTCGACCCCGTGAAGGGCCAGTGGTTCGAGAACATCTCGCCTGTCAACGGCAAGCCGTTCTGCGAGGTCGGACGGGGCACGTCGGAAGACATCGACAGGGCGGTGGATGCCGCGTGGAAGGCCTTCGCGACGTGGGGCAAGACGAGCCCGACCGAACGCAGCAACATGCTGCTGAAGATCGCCGACCGCATGGAGGCGAACCTCGAGAAGATCGCCGTCGCCGAGACCTGGGAGAACGGCAAGCCGGTCCGCGAGACCCTCGCGGCCGACATCCCGCTCGCCATCGACCACTTCCGCTACTTCGCCGGCGTGCTCCGCGCCCAGGAGGGCGGCATCTCGCAGCTCGACGAGGACACCGTCGCGTACCACTTCCAGGAGCCGCTCGGTGTGGTCGGGCAGATCATCCCGTGGAACTTCCCCATCCTCATGGCGGTGTGGAAGCTCGCTCCGGCGCTCGCCGCGGGCAACTGCATCGTGCTCAAGCCCGCCGAGCAGACGCCGGCGTCGATCCTGTTCCTGATGGACATCATCGGCGACCTCATCCCCGCGGGCGTGCTGAACATCGTCAACGGCTTCGGCATCGAGGCGGGCGCTCCGCTGGCGTCGCACAAGAAGATCCGCAAGATCGCGTTCACCGGCGAGACCACGACCGGCCGCCTCATCATGCAGTACGCGTCGCAGAACCTGATCCCGGTGACCCTCGAGCTCGGCGGCAAGAGCCCGAACGTCTTCTTCGAGGACGTCGCCCGGGCGAACGACTCGTTCTACGACAAGGCGCTCGAGGGCTTCTCCTTCTTCGCGCTGAACAACGGCGAGGTGTGCACGTGTCCGTCGCGGGCGCTCATCCAGAAGTCGGTCTACGACCAGCTGCTGGGCGACGGCATCGAGCGCGTGCGGGCCATCAGACAGGGCAACCCGCTCGACCCCGAGACGATGATCGGCGCCCAGGCCTCGAACGACCAGCTCGAGAAGATCCTGTCCTACATGGACATCGGCAGGCAGGGCGGCGCGAAGGTGCTGATCGGCGGCGAGCGCGCCGACCTCGGCGGCGACCTCACCGACGGCTACTACGTGCAGCCGACGATCTTCGAGGGCACGAACGACATGCGCATCTTCCAGGAGGAGATCTTCGGGCCGGTGCTCTCGGTCACGTCGTTCTCCGACTTCGACGACGCCATCTCGATCGCGAACGACACGCTGTACGGCCTCGGCGCCGGCGTGTGGAGCCGCGACATGAACACCGCCTATCGCGCGGGCCGCGCCATCCAGGCCGGACGCGTCTGGACGAACACGTACCACCAGTACCCCGCGCACGCGGCGTTCGGCGGCTACAAGCAGTCCGGCATCGGTCGCGAGAACCACCTCAAGATGCTCGACCACTACCAGCAGACGAAGAACCTGCTGGTGTCGTACGCCGAGGGCCCGATGGGCTTCTTCTGA